From a single Apium graveolens cultivar Ventura chromosome 2, ASM990537v1, whole genome shotgun sequence genomic region:
- the LOC141691142 gene encoding uncharacterized protein LOC141691142 yields MTPRSTTGETPFLLTYGYEAMVPVEVGAGSLRRDVFVEEDAEVNQRLHLDLLDEARANSQLKLAAYQQRITRYFNKKVKSVSFKVGDLVLQKVMPNTKIVQHGVLGANWEGPYKVKAILWKGTYRLEDLDDKLIPRAWNAEHL; encoded by the coding sequence ATGACTCCTAGATCGACTACAGGAGAAACCCCATTTCTGCTGACTTATGGGTATGAGGCCATGGTTCCTGTGGAGGTAGGAGCTGGATCCCTCCGGAGAGACGTGTTTGTTGAGGAAGATGCAGAAGTTAACCAGAGGCTTCACTTGGATTTGTTAGACGAAGCCCGAGCAAACTCTCAATTAAAGCTTGCTGCATATCAGCAGAGAATCACAAGGTATTTTAATAAAAAGGTAAAATCCGTGTCGTTCAAGGTTGGGGATCTTGTGTTGCAAAAGGTTATGCCTAACACTAAGATAGTTCAGCACGGGgtgcttggagctaattgggaaggaccttACAAGGTCAAAGCTATACTCTGGAAGGGAACCTATCGCTTGGAAGATCTGGATGATAAACTTATTCCCCGAGCGTGGAATGCGGAACATTTATAa